One segment of Deltaproteobacteria bacterium DNA contains the following:
- a CDS encoding zinc ribbon domain-containing protein gives MKTPIAASDLLGVPARGDRQKKAGTIWIWILGALAFAFVIGFGRGTDPAAARVLLALTAATATLAVLLLGETFASLRGRRDSSLAESLTSHAALEEEKKQILTALKELDFDRSMNKINESDFQVLRTRYERDALRVLKAIDEEFEGWRQKAEALATEHLGKATGAAASREPRKAETTKAAPPAAEAPASADSTGVTCPSCKTSNDADSSFCKKCGSRLPLPVVCGSCETRNEADAEFCTRCGTKLGGGEA, from the coding sequence ATGAAGACTCCCATCGCAGCATCGGACCTGCTCGGTGTCCCCGCCCGGGGTGACCGGCAGAAGAAGGCCGGAACGATCTGGATCTGGATCCTCGGCGCCCTCGCCTTCGCCTTCGTCATCGGCTTCGGCCGGGGCACCGACCCGGCGGCCGCCCGGGTCCTCCTGGCGCTGACCGCCGCCACGGCGACCCTCGCCGTCCTCCTCCTCGGGGAGACCTTCGCCTCCCTGCGCGGCAGGCGGGACAGCTCCCTGGCCGAGTCGCTGACGAGCCACGCGGCCCTCGAGGAGGAGAAGAAGCAGATCCTCACCGCGCTCAAGGAGCTCGACTTCGACCGCTCCATGAACAAGATCAACGAGAGCGACTTCCAGGTGCTCCGCACCCGCTACGAGCGCGACGCCCTGCGGGTGCTCAAGGCCATCGACGAGGAGTTCGAGGGCTGGCGCCAGAAGGCCGAGGCCCTGGCCACCGAACACCTCGGCAAGGCCACCGGCGCCGCAGCGAGCCGTGAGCCCCGGAAGGCCGAGACGACCAAGGCCGCCCCGCCGGCGGCCGAGGCTCCGGCGAGCGCAGACTCGACGGGCGTCACCTGCCCGAGCTGCAAGACCTCCAACGACGCCGACTCCAGCTTCTGCAAGAAGTGTGGGAGCCGCCTGCCCCTGCCGGTGGTCTGCGGCTCCTGCGAGACCCGCAACGAGGCGGACGCCGAGTTCTGCACCCGCTGCGGCACCAAGCTCGGTGGAGGTGAGGCATGA
- a CDS encoding ABC transporter ATP-binding protein, protein MSHAAPTFDTVTCEKVGRVFGRTRALQNFSFELRAGEVTALVGTNGAGKSTLLAILSTLLSPSSGSVRYGELSFREAGERARGSIGLVSHAALVYPQLSARENLDFFGKLHHVPERRAAIEAMLQKVGLIQAAWDRPASTYSRGMLQRLALARALMTDPRLLLLDEPFTGLDREASERLIEIVRQAKAAGRIVLLVSHDLQVTAELADRTVILARGKLQHVVEEPVSGEQLSELYRQHTAAVKARASA, encoded by the coding sequence TTGAGCCACGCGGCGCCGACCTTCGACACGGTCACCTGCGAGAAGGTCGGCCGGGTCTTCGGGCGCACGCGCGCGCTGCAGAACTTCAGCTTCGAGCTGCGCGCCGGCGAGGTCACCGCCCTGGTCGGGACCAACGGGGCCGGGAAGTCGACCCTCCTCGCCATCCTCTCCACCCTCCTCTCCCCCTCCTCGGGGAGCGTGCGCTACGGCGAGCTCTCCTTCCGGGAGGCGGGCGAGCGGGCGCGCGGGTCCATCGGCCTGGTCTCCCATGCCGCGCTGGTCTACCCCCAGCTCTCGGCCCGGGAGAACCTCGACTTCTTCGGCAAGCTGCACCACGTGCCCGAGCGGCGCGCGGCCATCGAGGCGATGCTCCAGAAGGTCGGCCTGATCCAGGCCGCCTGGGATCGCCCGGCCTCGACCTACAGCCGGGGCATGCTGCAGCGCCTGGCCCTGGCCCGGGCCCTGATGACCGACCCGCGCCTCCTGCTCCTCGACGAGCCCTTCACCGGCCTCGACCGCGAGGCCTCCGAGCGCCTCATCGAGATCGTCCGGCAGGCCAAGGCCGCCGGCCGGATCGTCCTGCTGGTCTCCCACGACCTGCAGGTCACCGCCGAGCTCGCCGACCGGACCGTGATCCTCGCCCGGGGCAAGCTGCAGCACGTGGTCGAGGAGCCGGTGAGCGGAGAGCAGCTCTCCGAGCTCTACCGGCAGCACACGGCGGCGGTGAAGGCTCGGGCCAGCGCTTGA